In one Roseburia intestinalis L1-82 genomic region, the following are encoded:
- the pcrA gene encoding DNA helicase PcrA, with protein sequence MSIYDTLNEQQREAVYQTEGPVLILAGAGSGKTRVLTHRTAYLIEEKGVNPYHIMAITFTNKAAGEMRERIDKIVGFGSESIWVSTFHSSCVRILRRHIDRIGFDTNFTIYDADDSKSLMKDICKRLEIDTKIYKEKSFLAAISSAKDELITPTELMRRALTSSDYAKRKQAEVYREYQEALHKNNALDFDDLIMKTVELLQSDPEVKNYYQERFHYIMVDEYQDTNTAQFELIRLLAGKYQNLCVVGDDDQSIYKFRGANIYNILNFEKHFPDAKTIKLEQNYRSTQNILNAANSVIANNVGRKSKTLWTANDEGKKIDFEQFNTGYEEADYIARDIAGGVRNGDYHYGDYAVLYRTNAQSRLFEERFIVSNIPYKIVGGVNFYARKEVKDLLAYLKTIDNARDDLAVRRILNVPKRGIGATTVNRVSDYAEAYDISFYDALKRADEIPSIGKAASKVKPFVNLIQVFRSKLEFISISDLLREVIEETGYVKELEAEGTDEAEARIENIDELLSKVVSYEESEEHPTLSGFLEEVALVADIDSLEDDSDYVVLMTLHSAKGLEFPKVYLAGMEDGLFPSYMSITSDDSSEQLEEERRLAYVGITRAMKELTITCAKQRMIRGETQYNKVSRFVKEIPLELLEGKAPVVSRKESDSSIENTWNVKPKRMTMRQQPSGQSMQARAFASVHTKEEKLPYDIADRVLHTRFGEGTVVAIVEGGRDYEVTVQFDTVGIKKMFASFAKLKKL encoded by the coding sequence ATGAGTATATATGATACGTTGAATGAACAGCAGAGAGAAGCGGTATATCAGACGGAAGGTCCGGTACTGATCTTAGCCGGGGCTGGCTCCGGTAAAACACGTGTGCTGACACACCGCACTGCTTATTTAATCGAAGAAAAGGGTGTCAATCCTTACCATATCATGGCGATCACTTTTACCAACAAAGCGGCAGGAGAGATGCGGGAGCGAATTGATAAAATTGTCGGATTTGGCTCGGAGAGCATCTGGGTATCGACCTTCCATTCAAGTTGTGTGAGAATTTTGCGCCGTCATATCGACCGGATCGGATTTGACACCAATTTTACGATTTATGATGCGGATGATTCAAAATCACTGATGAAGGATATATGCAAGCGTTTAGAGATTGATACCAAGATTTATAAAGAAAAAAGTTTTTTGGCAGCGATTTCATCGGCAAAAGATGAACTGATCACACCGACAGAGCTGATGCGGCGTGCACTGACATCTTCCGATTATGCAAAGCGTAAACAGGCGGAGGTATACCGGGAATATCAGGAGGCGTTACATAAGAATAATGCGCTGGATTTTGATGATCTGATCATGAAGACGGTGGAACTTTTGCAGTCTGATCCGGAGGTAAAAAATTATTATCAGGAACGTTTTCATTATATTATGGTGGACGAGTATCAGGATACAAATACGGCACAGTTTGAGCTGATCCGTCTTTTGGCAGGCAAATATCAGAATCTTTGTGTGGTGGGTGATGATGATCAGTCTATTTATAAGTTCCGTGGAGCAAATATTTATAATATATTAAATTTTGAAAAACATTTTCCGGATGCAAAGACGATCAAGTTAGAGCAGAATTACCGGTCTACGCAGAATATTTTAAATGCTGCAAACAGTGTGATCGCAAACAATGTCGGCAGAAAGTCAAAGACACTCTGGACTGCAAATGATGAGGGAAAGAAGATTGACTTTGAACAGTTTAATACCGGCTATGAGGAAGCAGATTATATTGCGCGTGATATTGCAGGCGGGGTAAGAAACGGAGATTACCATTATGGGGATTATGCTGTTTTGTACCGGACGAATGCGCAGTCGCGTCTGTTTGAGGAGCGTTTTATTGTATCAAACATTCCATATAAGATCGTTGGCGGTGTAAATTTCTATGCGAGAAAAGAAGTGAAAGATCTGCTCGCTTATTTAAAGACGATCGACAATGCGCGCGATGATTTGGCGGTGCGCCGTATTTTAAATGTTCCGAAACGCGGTATCGGCGCAACAACCGTAAACCGTGTGTCTGATTATGCGGAGGCATACGATATCAGTTTTTACGATGCCTTAAAGCGTGCGGACGAGATTCCTTCGATTGGAAAAGCAGCGTCAAAGGTAAAACCGTTTGTAAATCTGATCCAGGTATTCCGCAGTAAGCTGGAATTTATCAGCATTTCCGATCTTCTCCGGGAAGTGATTGAGGAAACCGGATATGTCAAAGAGCTTGAAGCGGAAGGTACGGATGAGGCAGAAGCGAGGATCGAGAATATCGACGAGCTCTTAAGTAAAGTTGTGAGTTACGAGGAAAGCGAAGAACATCCGACACTGAGTGGCTTTTTAGAAGAAGTAGCACTGGTGGCAGACATTGACAGTCTGGAAGATGACAGCGATTATGTTGTATTAATGACTCTGCACAGCGCAAAAGGACTTGAATTCCCGAAAGTGTATTTAGCAGGTATGGAGGATGGTCTGTTTCCAAGTTATATGTCGATCACATCGGATGATTCGAGTGAGCAGTTAGAGGAAGAACGCCGTCTTGCCTATGTGGGTATCACCCGTGCCATGAAAGAGCTGACGATTACCTGTGCAAAGCAGAGAATGATTCGTGGGGAGACACAGTACAATAAAGTTTCCCGTTTTGTCAAAGAGATACCGCTGGAGCTTTTAGAAGGAAAAGCCCCCGTTGTTTCGCGAAAAGAATCAGATTCTTCGATTGAAAATACATGGAATGTGAAACCAAAGCGCATGACGATGAGACAGCAGCCTTCCGGACAGAGCATGCAGGCGCGTGCATTTGCCTCTGTTCATACGAAAGAAGAAAAGCTGCCGTATGATATTGCAGACCGTGTTTTACATACGCGGTTTGGAGAAGGAACGGTGGTTGCCATTGTTGAAGGTGGGAGAGATTATGAGGTTACAGTCCAGTTTGACACGGTGGGAATTAAAAAAATGTTTGCTTCTTTTGCAAAATTAAAAAAGTTATAA
- a CDS encoding DUF1836 domain-containing protein, with protein sequence MDTKQFLRSILDSLQQIDYVKPEDVPNIDLYMDQVTTFMDSQLAASKRHDDDKILTKTMINNYAKNNLLPPPEKKKYTKEHVLVLIFIYYLKSILSISDIQGILNPITEKYFGNDENYSLEDIYKEVFSLEHPETQNLMKDLAKKFNTSMNTFPDASEDEADLLHTFSFICMLSYDVYIKKTLIEKMIDQMASKNPETKPSKK encoded by the coding sequence ATGGATACAAAACAATTTTTACGTTCAATCTTAGATTCCCTGCAGCAGATTGATTATGTCAAACCGGAAGATGTTCCGAATATTGATTTATATATGGATCAGGTAACCACATTCATGGATTCACAGCTTGCCGCTTCAAAACGTCATGATGATGACAAGATCCTGACCAAAACAATGATCAACAATTATGCAAAAAACAATCTTCTTCCTCCACCGGAGAAAAAGAAGTATACCAAAGAGCATGTACTGGTCCTGATCTTTATTTATTATCTGAAAAGTATTTTAAGCATCAGCGACATTCAGGGTATTTTAAACCCGATCACTGAAAAATATTTCGGCAATGACGAGAACTACAGTCTCGAAGATATCTACAAAGAAGTTTTCAGTTTAGAACATCCGGAAACACAGAACCTGATGAAAGATCTCGCAAAAAAATTCAACACTTCCATGAACACATTCCCGGATGCGTCAGAAGATGAAGCAGATCTTTTGCATACATTCAGCTTTATCTGTATGCTCAGCTATGACGTTTACATCAAAAAAACTCTGATTGAAAAGATGATCGATCAGATGGCTTCAAAAAATCCTGAGACAAAGCCATCCAAAAAATAA
- the rlmD gene encoding 23S rRNA (uracil(1939)-C(5))-methyltransferase RlmD has translation MKKGQIVEGIIERVDFPNKGILRAEDGTRVIVKNAIMGQKVSAAVNKVRKGKCEGRLLEVLEKSALELPEPGCVHYGICGGCTFQSLPYEEQLSMKEQQVKDLIDAVITEENKGYEFLPIKASPRPKAYRNKMEFSFGDEYKDGPLALGMHKRGSFYDIVNVGECQIVDEDFRRVLKITLEYFKERQIPFYHKLRHTGYLRHFLVRKAAKTGEILVDLVTTTQTDGLGAETESILLDGWVKALCEETYDGVLKGILHTKNDSVADTIKNEGTDILFGQDFFYEELLDLKFKITPFSFFQTNSLGAEVLYQTAREFIGDALDDEASQTVFDLYSGTGTIAQILSPVAKKVIGVEIVEEAVVAARENAALNGLTNCEFIAGDVLKVIDKIEEKPDYIVLDPPRDGIHPKALEKIIRYNVPQMVYISCKPTSLARDLEVLQARGYKVKKVQCVDMFPSTGNVETVVLLSKGEVDSKKIRVEFSLEDMDMSEFQDGATYPQIKEYVLEHTGLKVSNLYISQIKRKCGIRVGKNYNLPKSEDSRQPQCLPEKEKAIREAFKYFGMI, from the coding sequence ATGAAAAAAGGGCAGATCGTAGAAGGAATCATTGAACGGGTGGATTTCCCGAATAAAGGAATTTTAAGAGCGGAAGATGGCACGCGTGTCATTGTAAAAAATGCGATCATGGGACAGAAAGTATCAGCAGCAGTCAATAAGGTCAGAAAAGGAAAATGCGAAGGACGATTGCTTGAGGTGTTGGAAAAGTCAGCACTTGAATTGCCGGAGCCGGGATGTGTTCATTATGGTATCTGCGGCGGCTGTACATTCCAGAGCCTTCCGTATGAAGAACAGCTTTCCATGAAGGAGCAGCAGGTAAAAGATCTGATCGATGCGGTCATCACCGAGGAAAATAAGGGATATGAGTTTTTACCGATCAAGGCGAGCCCAAGACCGAAGGCATACCGCAATAAGATGGAGTTTTCATTTGGAGATGAATATAAGGACGGGCCGTTAGCACTTGGCATGCATAAACGGGGCAGTTTTTATGATATCGTAAACGTAGGGGAGTGTCAGATCGTAGATGAAGATTTCCGCCGTGTGCTTAAGATCACATTGGAATATTTTAAGGAAAGACAGATCCCATTTTACCATAAACTCCGCCACACCGGATATCTGCGTCATTTTCTTGTGAGAAAGGCGGCAAAAACAGGAGAGATTTTAGTTGACCTGGTAACAACAACGCAGACGGACGGACTTGGTGCGGAAACCGAAAGCATATTATTAGACGGATGGGTAAAGGCACTCTGTGAGGAAACATATGACGGTGTGTTAAAAGGAATTCTCCACACGAAAAATGACAGTGTTGCCGATACGATCAAAAATGAGGGGACAGATATTTTATTTGGACAGGACTTCTTCTATGAGGAGCTGCTCGACCTGAAATTCAAGATCACGCCGTTTTCCTTTTTCCAGACCAATTCCCTTGGCGCAGAAGTGCTTTATCAGACGGCGCGAGAATTTATCGGAGATGCGCTCGATGATGAGGCGAGCCAGACGGTATTTGACCTGTATTCCGGAACCGGAACGATCGCACAGATCTTATCCCCGGTTGCAAAGAAAGTGATCGGTGTGGAAATCGTGGAGGAAGCAGTTGTGGCCGCAAGGGAAAATGCTGCCTTAAACGGACTTACCAACTGTGAATTTATCGCGGGAGATGTATTAAAAGTCATTGACAAGATCGAAGAAAAACCGGATTACATCGTACTTGATCCGCCAAGAGACGGGATCCACCCGAAAGCACTTGAGAAGATCATCCGCTATAATGTGCCGCAGATGGTTTATATTTCCTGTAAACCGACCAGTTTAGCGAGAGATCTTGAGGTGCTGCAGGCGAGAGGATATAAGGTGAAGAAAGTGCAGTGCGTGGATATGTTTCCTTCGACAGGAAATGTGGAGACGGTTGTCTTGCTTTCCAAGGGTGAGGTCGACTCGAAAAAGATTCGGGTTGAGTTCTCTTTGGAAGATATGGATATGTCCGAATTTCAGGATGGGGCAACCTATCCGCAGATCAAGGAGTATGTGTTGGAGCATACCGGGTTAAAGGTGTCCAACCTCTATATCTCACAGATTAAACGAAAATGTGGGATTAGGGTTGGTAAGAACTATAATCTGCCGAAGTCCGAGGATTCCAGACAGCCCCAGTGTCTACCGGAAAAAGAGAAAGCAATCCGAGAAGCATTCAAATATTTTGGGATGATCTAA